A part of Entelurus aequoreus isolate RoL-2023_Sb linkage group LG10, RoL_Eaeq_v1.1, whole genome shotgun sequence genomic DNA contains:
- the LOC133658292 gene encoding zinc finger protein OZF-like isoform X2 has protein sequence MLKELVKERLMVAADEIFRLFERTISSYEAELCRTREENERQRQQMEAARKTQIVIQVKDIQQLIGHQDELPSQPQQGSSTLKQKDPQPPHIKEEEEELWITQDRERLLPLKEDNAKLPLTGVSVKTEYHEYEPPESSQLHHSPSEKNKGEEPPSSSSPESITTENDGEDCGGLQANHLLAPLSDSDDTTSHSPEDENDAQEPLSSNTDCKGVMRTHTDIQHSEGSEKMTVKKLGVLGNIHKGTQIVQKTFSCSVCGKIFSQKSYVVRHMRTHTGEQLFSCSVCDKGISSKSNMVKHMRTHTEEKPFSCSVCSKIFSQKSYVVKHMKTHTAEKLFSCSVCGKKISVKSNMVKHMRTHTGEKPFKCSLCGKTFTQKSTIKSHMRTHTGERPFWCSVCSKRFSDKSTMNRHMRTHTGEKPFCCSVCGEKFSQKTYMVKHMNKHTQVKHNNPVHLEQKH, from the exons atgttaaaagagttgGTGAAGGAGCGACTAATGGTGGCAGCCGATGAAATATTCCGCCTGTTTGAAAGAACGATATCGTCATACGAGGCGGAACTTTGCCGAACAAGAGAAGAGAACGAGCGACAACGACAACAAATGGAAGCTGCTCGCAAGACTCAAATTGTGATCCAGGTTAAAG ATatccagcagctgattggtcatcaAGATGAACTTCCCTCTCAGCCACAgcaggggagctccactttgaagcagaaagatccacagcccccccacatcaaagaggaagaggaggaactctggatcactcaggatAGAGAGCGTCTTCTACCTTTGAAGGAAGATAACGCTAAGTTGCCACTGACtggtgtctctgtgaagactgaatacCATGAATAtgaaccacctgagtcctcacagcttcatcacagtccaagtgagAAGAACAAAGGGGaagagcctccaagcagcagctcaccaGAAAGCATAACAACAGAAAATGATGGCGAGGATTGTGGAGGATTACAAGCAAaccacctcttagctccactctcGGACAGTGatgacacaacgtcacactctcctgaggATGAAAACGACGcccaagaacctttgagcagcaatACAGACTGTAAAGGGgttatgaggactcacactgacattCAACACTCTGAAGGCTCTGAAAAGATGACAGTTAAAAAACTAGGAGTTTTGGGTAACATTCACAAGGGAACACAAATAGtacaaaaaacatttagttgttcagtgtgcggtAAAATATTCTCTCAAAAGTCATATGTggtaagacacatgagaacacacacaggagaacaactttttagttgttcagtttgtgataAAGGAATCTCTAGTAAGTCGAATATGgtaaaacacatgagaacacacacggagGAAAAACCTTTTAGTTGTTCAGTATGCAGTAAAATATTCTCTCAAAAGTCATATGTggtaaaacacatgaaaactCACACAGCAGAAAAActttttagttgttcagtttgtggtaaaaaaatCTCTGTAAAGTCGAACATGgtaaaacacatgagaacacacacgggagaaaaaccttttaagtGTTCATTGTGCGGTAAAACGTTTACTCAAAAGTCAACTATAAAAagtcacatgagaacgcacacaggagaaagacCTTTTTGGTGTTCAGTGTGCAGTAAAAGATTCTCTGATAAGTCAACTATGAAtagacacatgagaacgcacacgggagaaaaacctttttgttGTTCAGTGTGTGGTGAAAAATTCTCTCAAAAGACCTATATGGTAAAACACATGAataaacacacacaggtgaaacacAATAATCCTGTTCACTTGGAGCAAAAACATTGA
- the LOC133658292 gene encoding zinc finger protein OZF-like isoform X1 yields the protein MALFGNLTEFDQATDDWQQYAERLDCYLVANKITDEGQQKAIFLTSCGAKVCAVLRDLCQPADTDVTLTEMLQKLTDHFSPKPSSIAERFEFRSKSRQQDIQQLIGHQDELPSQPQQGSSTLKQKDPQPPHIKEEEEELWITQDRERLLPLKEDNAKLPLTGVSVKTEYHEYEPPESSQLHHSPSEKNKGEEPPSSSSPESITTENDGEDCGGLQANHLLAPLSDSDDTTSHSPEDENDAQEPLSSNTDCKGVMRTHTDIQHSEGSEKMTVKKLGVLGNIHKGTQIVQKTFSCSVCGKIFSQKSYVVRHMRTHTGEQLFSCSVCDKGISSKSNMVKHMRTHTEEKPFSCSVCSKIFSQKSYVVKHMKTHTAEKLFSCSVCGKKISVKSNMVKHMRTHTGEKPFKCSLCGKTFTQKSTIKSHMRTHTGERPFWCSVCSKRFSDKSTMNRHMRTHTGEKPFCCSVCGEKFSQKTYMVKHMNKHTQVKHNNPVHLEQKH from the exons atggcgttgtttggAAATTTGACGGAGTTTGACCAGGCTACGGATGATTGGCAACAGTATGCTGAACGCCTGGACTGTTACTTGGTGGCTAACAAAATCACAGACGAAGGACAACAGAAGGCAATTTTCCTGACTTCGTGTGGGGCCAAAGTATGTGCAGTGTTGCGGGATTTGTGCCAGCCTGCGGATACAGACGTGACATTGACGGAGATGCTTCAGAAATTAACGGATCACTTCTCGCCAAAACCTAGTTCGATTGCGGAACGATTCGAGTTTCGTTCCAAATCGAGACAACAAG ATatccagcagctgattggtcatcaAGATGAACTTCCCTCTCAGCCACAgcaggggagctccactttgaagcagaaagatccacagcccccccacatcaaagaggaagaggaggaactctggatcactcaggatAGAGAGCGTCTTCTACCTTTGAAGGAAGATAACGCTAAGTTGCCACTGACtggtgtctctgtgaagactgaatacCATGAATAtgaaccacctgagtcctcacagcttcatcacagtccaagtgagAAGAACAAAGGGGaagagcctccaagcagcagctcaccaGAAAGCATAACAACAGAAAATGATGGCGAGGATTGTGGAGGATTACAAGCAAaccacctcttagctccactctcGGACAGTGatgacacaacgtcacactctcctgaggATGAAAACGACGcccaagaacctttgagcagcaatACAGACTGTAAAGGGgttatgaggactcacactgacattCAACACTCTGAAGGCTCTGAAAAGATGACAGTTAAAAAACTAGGAGTTTTGGGTAACATTCACAAGGGAACACAAATAGtacaaaaaacatttagttgttcagtgtgcggtAAAATATTCTCTCAAAAGTCATATGTggtaagacacatgagaacacacacaggagaacaactttttagttgttcagtttgtgataAAGGAATCTCTAGTAAGTCGAATATGgtaaaacacatgagaacacacacggagGAAAAACCTTTTAGTTGTTCAGTATGCAGTAAAATATTCTCTCAAAAGTCATATGTggtaaaacacatgaaaactCACACAGCAGAAAAActttttagttgttcagtttgtggtaaaaaaatCTCTGTAAAGTCGAACATGgtaaaacacatgagaacacacacgggagaaaaaccttttaagtGTTCATTGTGCGGTAAAACGTTTACTCAAAAGTCAACTATAAAAagtcacatgagaacgcacacaggagaaagacCTTTTTGGTGTTCAGTGTGCAGTAAAAGATTCTCTGATAAGTCAACTATGAAtagacacatgagaacgcacacgggagaaaaacctttttgttGTTCAGTGTGTGGTGAAAAATTCTCTCAAAAGACCTATATGGTAAAACACATGAataaacacacacaggtgaaacacAATAATCCTGTTCACTTGGAGCAAAAACATTGA